A section of the Pithys albifrons albifrons isolate INPA30051 chromosome 4, PitAlb_v1, whole genome shotgun sequence genome encodes:
- the LOC139670949 gene encoding splicing factor 3A subunit 2-like encodes MNKEGGAWENPSATPHRTKRCTHAAGGEPRGGRGPKPRRGREEPARGSAPCQPLSPKIPAAEPRGKRRDSPPRGRGSSRSPESPGAWGLRSALSPPALPPPRRRTHCVVAAAAPRRGGGRPGPPRSPPSPQRPPGALPAPANLAEGPARRRQRLMAAAGARRPLRGGGSGGGGREGGEREGRREGGGAGGREPPSLDNLKHKHDPAPPPRPHTHAHTHTHAHTEPGSATPPSLLHAPSPPQRAGQGTASRHGPPAPQPAPRGGTARPPSPVSHPGAPAAAQPALHPPCPTREPPRRHSPPSILHPPCPTREPPRRHSPPSILHPPCPTREPPP; translated from the coding sequence ATGAATAAAGAGGGAGGAGCCTGGGAAAACCCCTCTGCAACGCCGCACCGAACAAAGCGCTGCACACACGCCGCGGGGGGGGAGCCGAGGGGCGGCCGCGGCCCGAAAccccggcggggccgggaggaGCCGGCCCGGGGCTCCGcgccctgccagcccctctccccGAAAATCCCGGCCGCAGAGCCGCGGGGGAAGCGCAGGGACAGTcccccgcggggccggggcagcagCCGGAGCCCGGAGTCCCCGGGGGCTTGGGGCCTGCGGTCCGCCCTGTCCCCGCCTGCtctccccccgccccgccgcagGACACATTGTGTTGTGGCTGCCGCAGCTCCGCGCCGAGGGGgcggccggcccggcccgccccgctcccccccGAGCCCGCAGCGCCCCCCGGGTGCCCTCCCGGCCCCGGCAAACCTGGCGGAGGGGccggcgcggcggcggcagcggctgatggcggcggcgggagcgcggcGACCCCtgcgcggcggcggcagcggcggcggcgggagggagggaggagagagggagggaaggagagagggagggggagcagggggcCGGGAGCCTCCTTCACTTGACAACCTCAAACACAAACATGacccagcgccgccgccgcgcccgcacacacacgcacatacacacactcacgcacacacagagcccGGCTCCgccacccctccctccctcctccatgCACCGTCCCCCCCGCAACGGGCCGGCCAAGGCACCGCCTCCCGGCACGGCCCCCCCGCTCCGCAGCCCGCCCCCCGCGGCGGCACAGCCCGCCCTCCATCCCCCGTGTCCCACCCGGGAGCCCCCGCGGCGGCACAGCCCGCCCTCCATCCCCCGTGTCCCACCCGGGAGCCCCCGCGGCggcacagccctccctccatcctccaTCCCCCGTGTCCCACCCGGGAGCCCCCGCGGCggcacagccctccctccatcctccaTCCCCCGTGTCCCACCCGGGAGCCCCCGCCATAG